In a genomic window of Ipomoea triloba cultivar NCNSP0323 chromosome 3, ASM357664v1:
- the LOC116012677 gene encoding AP3-complex subunit beta-A, with protein MFAQFGATADSLSKASTLAFRIGTDAHLYDDPEDVSIAPLLDSKFDSEKCEALKRLLALIAQGFDVSNFFPQVVKNVASQSLEVKKLVYLYLLHYAEKRPNEALLSINCFQKDLGDPNPLVRAWALRTMAGIRLHVIAPLVLVAIGKCARDPSVYVRKCAANALPKLHDLRLEENENAIEEIVGILLNDSSPAVVGAAAAAFASACPNNLFLIGRNYRKLCETLPDVEEWGQIVLIGILLRYAIAQHGLVKESIMIASCSSKNYNSEKERSDTSFTMKKGTDGSGNEVHESEMANMVSRSYLEGPDKYLSRSSSEKASSEWDPSCFTSAKGNDDVKLLLQCTSPLLWSRNSAVVLAAAGIHWIMAPKGELRRIVKPLLFLLRSSNASRYVVLCNIQVFAKAMPSLFVSHFEDFFISATDSYQIKALKLEILSLIATESSILPIFQEFQDYARDIDRRFAADTVAAIGLCAQRLPSVANTCLEGLLALVSSEISNLDIASMEGEEVILIQAINSIQTIIKLNPSSHEKVIVHLARILDSIRVPKARATIIWMVGEYNTVGHIIPMILPTVLKYLAWCFTSEALETKMQILNACVKVVLCAKGEDILSFRRILNYVLELAKCDLSYDLRDRARFIMKLFCSTDMEEANAQSETKNPLHLLIERLFVEQTKLPAGEPLSCQVYLPGSLSHMVLHAAPGYEPLPEPHSLNYTGTSYPSNVVQGMENQEDGATESDSYDTDDPDSVSGSLDEEIVSGYSSQESPTSASGNGASQLSDHDDNTDPLIHLSDSGNAHRNEIGGSTEGKACSSSNEISELLSNRALESWLDEHPASAQNSSDISYVRRSFARISLGDIGSRVKPKSYTLLDPANGSGLSVDYIFSSEVSSTSQLLVCVEVCFKNCSTEPISNLLLVEEGSSETTEPSDQTVTSSSPNSQTMVPSLVPMDEIASLEPGETSQRTLQVHFHHHLLPLKLILLCNGKKHPVKLRPDIGYFVRPLRMDIELFSSKESQLPGMFEYVRRCSFTDHVEELSKVDPATKDSFLVICQDLASKVLSNANLFLVSVDMPVGNNLDDASGLRLRFSGEILSNSIPCLLTITVEGKCSEPLTLSVKVNCEETVFGLNLLNRVVNFLTEPARS; from the exons ATGTTCGCACAGTTCGGAGCGACGGCGGACTCACTGAGCAAAGCCTCAACGTTGGCGTTCCGGATCGGCACGGATGCTCACCTCTACGACGATCCTGAAGACGTCAGCATTGCCCCGCTCCTCGACAGCAAGTTCGACTCCGAGAAGTGCGAAGCTCTCAAGAGATTGCTTGCTCTCATTGCTCAAGGTTTTGATGTCTCAAATTTCTTCCCCCAG GTGGTGAAAAATGTGGCTTCACAATCATTGGAAGTCAAGAAGCTGGTTTACTTGTATCTACTGCATTATGCTGAGAA GCGGCCAAATGAGGCATTGCTCTCAATAAACTGTTTCCAGAAGGATTTGGGGGATCCAAACCCATTGGTAAGGGCATGGGCACTTCGTACAATGGCAGGAATCCGTCTACATGTGATTGCACCACTTGTTTTGGTGGCAATAGGGAAGTGTGCTAGAGATCCATCAGTATATGTTAGAAAATGTGCTGCAAATGCACTCCCAAAGTTGCATGATTTGCGGttagaagaaaatgaaaatgcaattgAAGAG ATTGTGGGTATACTGCTGAATGATAGTTCTCCTGCAGTAGTTGGAGCAGCTGCTGCTGCATTTGCTTCTGCTTGTCCAAACAATCTCTTCTTGATTGGGAGAAACTACAGAAAGTTGTGTGAAACTCTTCCTGATGTGGAAGAATGGGGCCAAATTGTTTTGATAGGAATCCTTTTGCGATATGCTATTGCTCAACATGGGCTTGTTAAAGAGTCCATAATGATAGCTTCCTGCTCCTCTAAGAACTATAATTCTGAAAAAGAGAGATCAGACACCTCTTTTACAATGAAAAAGGGCACTGATGGCTCAGGAAATGAGGTTCATGAATCTGAGATGGCAAATATGGTTTCTAGGAGTTATCTTGAGGGACCAGACAAATATTTGTCTAGATCAAGTTCTGAGAAGGCTAGCTCTGAATGGGATCCTTCATGTTTCACATCTGCCAAAGGTAATGATGATGTGAAGCTCCTGCTGCAATGTACTTCACCTTTGCTGTGGAGTCGAAATAGTGCGGTAGTACTTGCTGCTGCTGGGATACACTGGATTATGGCACCAAAAGGAGAACTTAGAAGAATTGTTAAACCTTTGTTGTTTCTCCTGAGATCATCTAATGCCTCTAGATATGTG GTCCTCTGCAACATTCAAGTGTTTGCTAAAGCAATGCCATCTCTCTTTGTTTCACATTTTGAAGACTTCTTCATAAGTGCTACTGATTCATATCAAATAAAAGCTCTGAAACTTGAGATACTATCTTTGATTGCTACAGAATCATCAATTCTGCCAATATTTCAAGAGTTCCAG GATTATGCTAGAGATATAGACAGGAGATTCGCTGCAGATACTGTTGCTGCAATTGGTTTATGTGCTCAACGACTTCCCAGTGTAGCCAACACATGTTTGGAGGGGCTACTAGCATTGGTTTCATCAG AAATTTCAAATCTTGACATTGCATCTATGGAAGGAGAAGAAGTTATTTTGATTCAAGCAATAAATTCCATCCAGACCATCATAAAGCTGAATCCTTCTTCTCACGAGAAG GTAATTGTTCATTTGGCTCGAATTTTGGATTCTATCCGGGTTCCAAAAGCACGGGCAACGATCATATGGATGGTTGGAGAGTATAACACCGTTGGGCATATCATCCCAATGATTTTACCCACAGTTCTCAAGTATCTTGCTTGGTGCTTTACTTCAGAAGCTCTTGAAACAAAGATGCAGATTCTTAATGCTTGTGTCAAG GTAGTATTGTGTGCAAAAGGGGAAGATATTTTGAGCTTCAGAAGAATCTTAAACTATGTTCTTGAACTAGCCAAATGTGACTTGAGCTATGATCTCCGTGACCGTGCACGCTTCATAATGAAACTCTTCTGTAGCACTGACATGGAAGAAGCAAATGCCCAGTCAGAAACTAAGAACCCTTTGCATTTACTTATTGAACGGTTATTTGTGGAACAGACAAAATTACCAGCTGGAGAACCCTTAAGTTGTCAGGTTTATCTTCCTGGATCTCTCTCACATATGGTTCTTCATGCAGCTCCCGGATATGAACCTCTTCCAGAGCCTCATAGTTTAAATTACACTGGCACTAGTTATCCATCTAATGTTGTACAAGGAATGGAGAATCAAGAGGATGGAGCTACTGAGAGTGATTCATATGACACCGATGATCCTGACTCGGTATCTGGATCTTTAGATGAGGAAATCGTATCAGGTTATAGTTCTCAGGAATCTCCAACTAGTGCAAGTGGCAATGGGGCAAGTCAATTGAGTGATCATGATGACAATACTGATCCATTGATTCACCTTTCAGATTCTGGTAATGCCcatagaaatgaaataggtGGCTCAACAGAGGGTAAAGCCTGTTCTAGTTCCAATGAAATTAGTGAACTGTTGTCCAACAGAGCTCTGGAATCATGGTTGGATGAACATCCAGCTTCTGCTCAGAATTCATCTGACATAAGTTATGTCCGGCGATCATTTGCAAGAATTTCCCTTGGCGATATAGGTAGCAGAGTTAAACCTAAATCCTATACCTTGTTAGATCCTGCTAATGGAAGTGGCTTGAGTgttgattatatattttcatcTGAGGTTTCAAGCACATCTCAGCTACTTGTCTGTGTTGAGGTCTGCTTCAAGAATTGTTCAACAGAGCCCATTTCAAATTTATTGTTGGTCGAAGAGGGATCTAGTGAAACTACAGAACCTTCAGATCAAACAGTAACATCTAG TTCCCCAAACTCTCAGACTATGGTGCCCTCTCTAGTTCCTATGGACGAGATTGCTTCCCTGGAGCCTGGTGAGACCTCACAGAGAACCCTCCAGGTCCATTTCCACCATCACCTGTTGCCTCTTAAGCTCATTTTATTGTGTAATGGCAAGAAGCACCCAGTGAAGTTGAGACCTGATATTGGATATTTCGTAAGACCTCTTCGAATGGACATTGAACTATTCTCAAGCAAGGAATCTCAGCTACCTGGGATGTTTGAGTATGTAAGAAG ATGCTCATTCACTGACCACGTCGAAGAGCTTAGCAAAGTTGATCCAGCCACGAAAGACAGCTTCCTTGTAATATGCCAGGACTTGGCTTCAAAGGTTCTTAGTAATGCAAACCTTTTTCTCGTGTCTGTCGACATGCCTGTTGGTAACAACCTAGATGATGCATCagggttacggttacgattcagcgGTGAAATTTTGAGCAACTCTATCCCCTGCTTGCTTACTATCACTGTTGAAGGTAAATGTTCCGAACCACTGACATTGTCGGTAAAAGTCAATTGTGAAGAAACCGTGTTTGGCCTGAATCTGTTGAACCGGGTGGTGAATTTTTTAACCGAACCTGCTAGATCTTGA
- the LOC116012678 gene encoding uncharacterized protein LOC116012678, whose protein sequence is MMKFEDLLMQQPSEEKEQNRMDNNNLEEEVEELRQELDGQMQMKTVLQAALHGPALTSSCPCLSSLPPMVRELIEELALVEDEIFWLERKVDELKLNLFREKGRRERWGRQLHHQNKLLIPRPANSVHEQPCNSQSCEEFIKCRSIQRERRASIGSPLDFRTISSSTMSNGESSRGSRRRRHYSQPDIEISCEKPNKLSEELIKCVITIFLKLNKASLECRGGSSPVLSCKKSKGFMSKTSLNCAAPTFSFNDYASNLDPYGILVDVGDGSSITEIGSYKNFIQVSRTSLDTRHISECLPEMGKLRILLHKLSSADLSFLAYKQKLAFWINIYNACIMHVFLQHGLPSSEEDQLALVNKAAINVGGIVLNALAIEHFILRHPSDTEYDLRDEKEMMLRNAYGLGYPEPNITFALCRGSWSSPALRIYTGDVVNELERAKVEYLEAAVGVSSKKKIMVPKLMQWHMKDFADDMESLIEWIYSQLPHSSTLKALIMESLQDKAPLAKMIDIQPYASEFRYLLPL, encoded by the exons ATGATGAAATTCGAAGACTTGCTGATGCAGCAGCCGAGTGAGGAGAAAGAGCAGAACAGAATGGATAATAAtaatcttgaagaagaggtggaGGAGTTGAGACAGGAGCTTGATGGGCAAATGCAGATGAAAACTGTTCTCCAGGCTGCTCTCCATGGCCCAGCTCTCACCTCTTCTTGTCCTTGCCTCTCCTCCCTCCCTCCAATG GTTCGGGAGCTGATAGAAGAGCTGGCATTGGTTGAGGATGAGATCTTCTGGCTGGAGAGGAAAGTGGATGAGCTGAAGCTTAACCTGTTTCGCGAGAAGGGACGGAGGGAGAGATGGGGAAGACAGCTTCATCATCAGAATAAGCTGTTGATTCCCAGACCTGCAAATTCAGTTCATGAACAGCCCTGCAACTCACAGAGTTGTGAAGaattcatcaaatgcagatcAATTCAAAGAGAAAGGAGAGCTTCCATTGGTTCACCACTGGATTTCAGAACCATTTCCTCCTCCACAATGTCCAATG GAGAGAGCTCGAGGGGATCAAGGCGCAGGAGGCATTACAGCCAACCAGATATCGAGATCAGTTGCGAAAAGCCTAATAAGCTTTCAGAAGAACTGATAAAATGTGTGATAACCATATTCCTCAAACTAAACAAGGCATCACTTGAGTGCAGAGGAGGCTCATCACCTGTTCTTTCCTGCAAGAAATCCAAAGGGTTCATGTCGAAAACCTCATTGAACTGTGCAGCCCCCACCTTTTCATTCAACGATTATGCATCGAACCTTGACCCTTATGGGATCTTGGTAGATGTAGGGGATGGCAGCAGCATCACAGAGATTGGGTCGTATAAGAATTTCATCCAAGTCTCGAGAACCTCACTGGACACCAGACACATTTCTGAATGTCTTCCAGAAATGGGAAAGTTAAG GATTTTGCTGCATAAACTCAGCAGTGCAGACTTGAGTTTCTTGGCATATAAGCAGAAGCTGGCTTTCTGGATCAACATCTATAATGCCTGCATAATGCAT GTCTTTCTGCAGCACGGTTTGCCTTCTTCAGAGGAAGATCAACTCGCGCTTGTGAATAAG GCTGCAATAAATGTTGGGGGAATTGTACTAAATGCCTTGGCCATTGAGCATTTCATCCTGAGGCATCCTTCTGACACTGAATAT GACCTAAGAGATGAGAAGGAAATGATGCTGAGGAATGCTTATGGCTTGGGTTACCCAGAACCAAACATCACTTTCGCGTTGTGTCGAGGCAGCTGGTCTTCGCCAGCA TTGAGGATTTATACAGGTGATGTAGTGAACGAACTGGAGAGAGCAAAAGTGGAGTATTTGGAGGCGGCTGTGGGGGTTTCAAGCAAGAAGAAAATAATGGTTCCCAAGCTGATGCAATGGCATATGAAGGATTTTGCAGATGATATGGAGTCACTGATAGAATGGATTTATAGCCAATTACCACATTCTTCCACACTCAAAGCCTTGATAATGGAGAGCCTCCAAGACAAAGCTCCCTTGGCTAAGATGATTGACATTCAACCTTATGCATCTGAGTTTCGATACCTGTTGCCTTTATAA
- the LOC116012460 gene encoding 16 kDa phloem protein 1 — protein sequence MSTVVGTMEVTLVNARGLKNNEFLGGGIDPYVLIQYRGQEHKSSIARGEGSNPTWNEKFNFRVEFPVADDEYKLLLNIMDHDTFSEDDYLGQTTVHLKEVFELGIENGTYELHPHKYSVVGSDQSFCGEIQVAISFSPKGSVDTEEYGGWKESDY from the exons ATGTCGACGGTCGTGGGAACGATGGAGGTGACGCTGGTCAACGCTCGAGGTCTCAAAAACAATGAGTTCTTGG GTGGGGGTATTGATCCGTATGTTTTGATTCAGTATAGAGGCCAAGAGCACAAGAGTTCTATTGCTCGAg GAGAAGGCAGTAACCCAACATGGAATGAGAAGTTCAATTTCAGGGTGGAATTTCCAGTTGCAGATGATGAGTACAAGCTTCTCCTCAACATTATGGATCATGACACCTTCTCCGAGGATGACTATCTTGGACAAACCAC GGTTCACTTGAAGGAGGTGTTTGAGTTGGGGATTGAGAATGGGACATATGAACTTCATCCTCACAAGTATTCTGTGGTTGGCAGTGATCAATCTTTTTGTGGAGAAATTCAAGTCGctatttctttttctccaaag GGATCGGTTGATACAGAGGAATATGGTGGATGGAAGGAAAGCGACTATTAA
- the LOC116012640 gene encoding serine/arginine-rich SC35-like splicing factor SCL30 — protein sequence MRRYSPAYYSPPRRGYGGRPRSPPRRGYGGGGRHREQNHGSLLVRNIPLDCRPEELRAPFERFGLVRDVYLPKDYYTGEPRGFAFVQFVDPYDAAEAQYHMDGKVFAGRQISVVVAAETRKRPEDMRRKTRVRGPSGNGGRSSYYGRSHSRSRSRCPPYASGSRARHRSRSYSPDQQRRDDYSISPDRRQSGHPVSPDRRQSGHPISPDRRHSDHPRSPRERGVHHRRRSYSPGYENIAGENGNSHGKEHLNEAKEAQTRWRSSPRQTSRSPPRSRSRSADILPRDS from the exons ATGAGGAGGTATAGCCCAGCATACTATAGTCCTCCAAGGAGGGGGTATGGAGGTCGACCTAGGAGCCCTCCAAGAAGGGGATATGGAGGTGGTGGAAGGCATAGGGAACAGAATCATGGGAGCCTCTTGGTTCGAAATATTCCTCTAGATTGCAG GCCAGAAGAACTTCGAGCTCCATTTGAAAGATTTGGACTAGTCAGAGATGTATATCTTCCAAAGGACTATTATACAGG GGAACCTCGTGGTTTTGCATTTGTTCAGTTTGTGGATCCTTATGATGCTGCAGAGGCTCAGTACCACATGGATGGGAAGGTTTTTGCTGGGAGGCAGATATCTGTGGTTGTTGCAGCTGAGACGAGGAAAAGACCTGAGGATATGAGACGAAAAACTAGGGTCAG GGGACCATCTGGTAATGGAGGAAGGTCATCGTATTATG GACGTTCTCACTCTCGGTCACGGTCGCGCTGTCCTCCATATGCATCAGGTTCCAGAGCCCGTCATAGATCAAG GTCCTATTCCCCTGATCAACAACGAAGAGATGATTATTCTATTTCTCCAGATAGAAGGCAATCAGGTCACCCTGTTTCTCCAGATAGAAGGCAATCAGGTCACCCTATTTCTCCAGATAGAAGGCACTCAGATCACCCTAGGTCTCCAAGAGAACGTGGTGTCCATCACCGTCGAAGATCATATTCTCCAGGATATGAAAATATTGCTGGCGAAAATGGAAACAGCCATGGCAA GGAACATTTGAACGAGGCAAAGGAAGCACAAACTCGCTGGAGATCATCACCCAGACAAACATCAAGATCACCACCTCGGTCTAGGTCTAGATCTGCTGATATATTGCCCAGGGATAGCTAA
- the LOC116012639 gene encoding uncharacterized protein LOC116012639 yields MVGVYALSSRSIFLTSSQMKMALLQHVCTAPLSRAFRVRAFAVASTAVTGPVSVPSLKKASKSQPDSRVLLGMSEQELQQLALDLGQQSYRGKQLHHILYKRKVKEIQDFIQLPLAFRSELEEAGWKVGRLPIHKSVTAADGTVKLLIKLEDNLLVETVGIPVADDNGSFRLTACVSSQVGCPLRCSFCATGKGGFSRNLRRHEIVEQVLAIEEVFKHRVTNVVFMGMGEPMMNLKEVLEAHRCLNKDVQIGQRMITISTVGVPNTIKKLASHKLQSTLALSLHAPNQKLREMIVPSAKVYPLDAIMKDCRDYFLETSRRVSFEYTLLAGVNDAVEQAIELAELLHKWGRGHHVNLIPFNPIEGSEYRRPYKKSVLAFVAALESRKITVSVRQTRGLDASAACGQLRNEFQKNPLLVVPENQQSHSEVAIAS; encoded by the exons ATGGTAGGGGTTTATGCTTTATCTTCTCGCAGCATTTTCCTTACGAGTTCTCAAATGAAAATGGCTCTCCTTCAGCACGTGTGCACAGCCCCATTGTCACGTGCCTTCCGTGTCCGTGCTTTCGCCGTCGCTTCCACCGCCGTCACCGGTCCGGTCTCCGTTCCTTCTCTCAAAAAGGCCTCTAAGTCTCAACCGGACTCGCGAGTTCTCCTCGGCATGTCAGAGCAGGAGCTTCAACAGCTCGCTCTCGACTTGGGTCAG CAAAGTTATAGAGGGAAGCAATTGCATCATATACTGTATAAGAGGAAGGTGAAGGAAATACAGGATTTTATTCAGT TGCCACTGGCATTCAGAAGTGAACTAGAAGAGGCTGGCTGGAAGGTTGGAAGATTACCAATTCACAAGTCCGTCACGGCAGCTGATGGAACTGTTAAG TTGTTGATAAAATTGGAAGACAATCTACTAGTGGAGACAGTGGGCATACCAGTTGCAGATGATAACGGTTCATTTCGCTTGACAGCATGTGTCTCATCTCAG GTGGGATGCCCATTGCGCTGCTCCTTCTGTGCCACAGGAAAGGGAGGATTCTCAAGGAACCTTAGAAGACACGAGATAGTTGAACAG GTCTTAGCAATAGAAGAGGTCTTCAAGCATAGAGTTACAAATGTTGTGTTTATGGGCATGGGTGAGCCAATGATGAATTTGAAAGAAGTTCTTGAAGCACACCGTTGCCTGAATAAGGATGTCCAAATTGGGCAAAGGATGATAACAATTTCGACTGTTGGAGTTCCAAACACAATAAAAAAGCTGGCTTCTCACAAACTTCAGTCTACATTGGCTCTCAG CTTACATGCTCCAAATCAGAAACTTCGTGAAATGATTGTTCCAAGTGCAAAGGTCTATCCCTTGGATGCAATTATGAAGGATTGTAGGGACTATTTCCTAGAAACTAGTCGACGGGTCTCCTTTGAGTATACACTTTTAG CTGGAGTAAATGATGCAGTTGAACAGGCAATTGAACTAGCAGAACTACTTCATAAGTGGGGTCGAGGTCATCATGTGAACTTAATACCTTTCAATCCAATAGAGGGCTCTGAATATAGGCGTCCATATAAAAAATCA GTTCTTGCATTTGTAGCTGCTCTAGAGTCCCGTAAAATAACTGTCAGCGTACGCCAAACACGAGGACTTGATGCAAGCGCAGCTTGTGGACAGCTGAGAAACGAATTCCAGAAAAATCCTTTGCTCGTTGTTCCTGAGAACCAGCAGTCTCATTCAGAAGTTGCAATTGCTTCTTGA